In the genome of Fructilactobacillus hinvesii, the window GGGCCCTTTCAGTTGGACTTGGACTTGTTCTGGATACCCAATCACAAAATATTTCTCTGAATTTACGTTTAACTGTAACGGAACCGAGATTTGTTTTTTGGTATCGGAGGTCAGCTGCTGGTTGGCTTGCGTGCTCCGTGAGTTGGGATTGCCCAGTTTCGCCTGATTCACAATCAAAAAGAGGCCGACAGCAATCACAAACGACAATAACAACGCAAAGGCCTTACTGTTAAAGAAGCGGTGCATTACTTTCCACCTCCCATGAGCTTGGCAAAGATGTCATGCAGTTCACTGCGCCAGGTCTTTTTCTGGTTCGGACGCAACAGGTGACTCCGGAGGTACTTTAAGTAATCTTCCTGACTCATCCCACGTAATAACTCGTTGTTTTGGGTAAACGAAACTTCGCCCGTTTCTTCTGAAACCACAATCGTAATGGCGTCCGTAACTTCTGACAACCCAACGGCAGCCCGGTGGCGGGTTCCCAGTTCTCGAGGAATCAAATTGCTATCTGATGGCGGTAAATAGGCATTGGCAGCTGCAATCCGATTATCTTTGATGATTACCGCCCCGTCGTGCAAGGGAGTATTGGGGATAAAAATGTTGATCAAAAGTTCACTTGAAACATCCGCGTCCAACGCAATTCCCTTTTCAATCCACTCTTCCAATCCAGTTTTCATCTGAATCGCGATCAAAGCCCCAATCCGCCGTTTCGAAAGGTATTGAATCGCTCCATCAAGTGCCTTAATCAACTTCTCAGTCCGTTCGTTAGCCTGCTGTGACTGTTTGAACATAGACTGTTGGCCCAGTTTCTCCAGACCGCGCCGAATTTCTGGTTGAAAGATCACGATACAGCCGATCACTCCCCAATTGATAACTTGGTCTAAAATCCAAGACGTCATCGTCAACCCAAGGTACCAACTCAAAACTTTGGCAATTACCAAGACCACAATTCCGCGCAAGAGCTGGATGGAACGGGTACCCTTCAACAGCATGATTAACTCATAAATTAAAATCCACACCACCAAAATATCCAAGACGTTGCTTAAATTGTGCAGTGTGAGAATGTTACTCCAATTGATTCCCATTCGTTCGTGTTCCTTCCTAGCTAGGCGATTTCAAGAATAATTATAGCACTCCCCTAGGCGTCTTTAATAGGGAAGAAAGTGGGTTTTAAGAAACATTTTAATAGTTTTTTTTTGCCATTTGCGGTTTAATGGAAGCAGACTATTTTGAGGTGATTGCAATATGACCAGCAGAAAAAAATGGCAAGTCCGCTTATTCTTCATCGTGTGGCTTGTCTTCATCAAACTCTTTATTAAGGACTCGCTCTTTGGATTCCTCCTATTAAACACCTTTTTAGGCTATCTTCCAATTGAACTGAGCTTTCACATCGGCAAGCCCAAACAAAACGTGCTGATTTTTTGGTTCCTCACCCTCGTTTGGATCCTCTTTTATCCAAACGCTCCGTATATCTTAACTGATCTCTTACACCTCTCGTGGCTCCATCCGAACGATATTAACGGCATGTTAAAGTTGGATGGCCACATTTGGTTTTTATATACCTGCCTGCTCATCAGCGCGCTAACCTGTGCCTTTTTAGGTTTTTGGAGTCTGATTCACGTGGCCAAGGCGATTACCGCCAAGCTTCACGTTGCAACCAGTTTCACTACAATGTTAGTTACCTGTGGCTTAATCTTTTTGAGTTCAATCGGGCTCTACATCGGTCGGTTTCTCCGGGTGCATACCGTTTATCTCATTGCTAACCCGAAATTTTACATGCACATGTTCGCAAACATGTGGAATCGAGAAATGTTAATTTTCGTCATTTTAATGACCATCATTCAACTCGTCATTTACTGGATCTACACCATCATGCAGGATCGCGACTAAATGTGAAAAGCCTCCCTCGAGTTACACAATTAACTCAAGGGGGGCTTTTTAATTTGATTCACCGATAATGCGAACTTCCGTTTCTAAGTGAATTCCCGTTTGGCGAAAAACCGTTGCTTGCACATGTTGAATCACGTGCAGGTAGTCAGTTGCCGTGGCGTGATCCACGTTAACAATAAAACCCGCGTGCTTCTTTGAAACTTCAGCACCACCAGCTCGATATCCCTGCAATCCTGCTTCGTGAATTAATTTTCCTGCGAAGTGACCCTTTGGTCGTTTAAAGACACTCCCACAGGACGGGTATTCAAGTGGCTGCTTGGACTTACGTAAGTAGTTTAAATGATTCATCTCGTGTTGAATCAAGCACTTGTTTCCGGGCCGCAATTTAAAGGTCGCAGCGAGGACAATTGCGTCCCGATCTTGAATCGAACTATGCCGATAGCCAAATTCTAGCTGATCATGCGACCAGACCTCAACCGTGTGCTCCTGCGTTAAAACGGTCGCAGATTCTAGCACGTACTCGGTTTCACCTCCATAGGCACCCGCGTTCATAAAAACTCCGCCCCCAATGCTGCCCGGAATTCCCGCCGCAAACTCTAACCCGGTTAACCCGGCTTGTTGTGCCACCTTCGTGGTTTCAATGTAAGCAGCTCCGGCTTCAGCAAGAACCCGGTCTCCATCAACGTGAATAGCATGCATTGCCGTTAAAATAATGGTGAGCCCCCGAATTCCTCCATCCCGGACAATCAGGTTACTAGCGTTCCCCAACACGGTTACGGGCATGTGGAGCTGGTCGGCGTACTGCACCAATTCTTCCACCTGTTGATCAGTTTCTGGAAAGGCCAAAAAGTCAGCTGGTCCACCAGTCTTAGTCCAGGAATAGTGGGCTAATGGTTCGTGCTTTAAAATTTTAAAATCGGTAAATTTAGTGGTTAAATCAACTGTCATCGTCCTGTTTTCCTTTCAGTCATCTTTCTCCATTCTAACACGCTGGTCAGGTGAAAACTACGCAAAAATGGTATACTAAAATCATTGAAACAGCGAGATAACAAGCATAAGGAGAGGTTGCATGAACTTTATTGCCATTGATTTTGAAACCGCGGCGAGTCAACGCGCGAGCGCTTGTTCCGTAGCCCTCACCGTTGTTAGAGACAATCAGGTCGTGGACGAATTTTATTCCTTAATTAATCCTGAGACGTCCTTTAACTGGCGTAACGTCCAGGTTCATGGAATTCACCAGCGCGACGTTCAACAGGCCCCAACGTTTCCCGCCATCTGGGAAATTATCAAACCCTTCTTCAAGCCCCATCGATTGGTAATTGCCCATAACAACCGGTTTGACAATAGCGTTTTAAAAAAGAGTATCGAACGGTATGGGCTTTTAGTGCCCCATTATCAAACCTTGGATACCGTTAAGACTGCCAAACAATTCTATCCAGAATTTCCTAACCATAAGCTAAACACCGTCAGTGAGCGGCTGGGCATTACCCTCAATCACCACCATAATGCCCTTGACGACAGCCGCGCCTGTGCCCAAATTTTACTAACCGAACGGAAACAATTTGGAAGTGCCGCGCTACAACCATTCATAACCAACGTTTAACCAACGACAAACTAAAAACGATCATCCGCCATTCCCCTAATCAGAGTAATTACGAATGATCGTTTTTGCTTATTTCCTCCGGTGCATGGTGATTAGCGTCTCTGTAGTAGCAGTCGTTTGAAATCCTGCCTGGTGGTAAAGGTGTTGCGCCCGGGTATTACTAGGTTTAACCGTTAAGACTAACTCGGATAACTGACTCTGAGTTTCAAACCAGTCCAAGGCCATCTCTAAAAGTGCACTACCTAAGCCCAAGCCCTGGTAGGCATTCAAAACAGCAATCCCGAGCTCCCCAGTGATTGAACTAGTTTGGGTAATCGTGACTAGTCCGATCAACTCGGCTCCAAGCGCTGCCACGACCACCAAGTTCGTGCCAGAGGCGTTTAATCGTTCTAAAGCAGCCGCTTCCGCTGCCGGGGTCTGGTGGTCTAGATTATCATCAACCGTGATTAACTTAGTTTCATGTCGAAGCTGGGCAACCAAGGTTAATAACGCAGTCGCATCAGTAGCGCGAGCAGCCCGTAATTGTACTTCATCACTCATGAGGCAGCTCCAGCTTTGTGAGTAACGTTACAAAGCGGTCGCCATGCGCCCGTAACGTTACATGCCGATAATCAGGAGCAATATCATCCTGCCGATCAATTTGAATTCGTAGGTAATCCGTCGGCAGCTCCTGGGCTGCAAATTGCGACCACTCCACAACACTAACTCCGTCGCTATCAAAGTATTCGTCCAGGCCTAAATCGGCGGCCCCACCGGTCTCAAGCCGGTAAACATCCATGTGGTAGAGGGGCAATCGCCCTGATTGATATTCGCGAATGATGGGGAAACTCGGACTTTTCACCGTTTGCTTAATTCCGAGTCCCCGAGCAATTCCCTTGGTCAGCGTTGTTTTACCGGCTCCGAGGTCTCCATCCAGCAGGATCACGTCCCCTGCTTGCAACTGCTCAGCTAGTTTCCGACCCAATGCCTCCGTTGCTGCCGGCGTGGTGAGCGTTCCTTCCTTTTTCATGGGCAATCTTATAAGGCTTGAGTAGCCGTGATAATGGCTACCTTGTAAACATCAACGGCATTGCAACCGCGAGAAAGGTCAGAAACCGGTTTGTTAAGCCCCTGTAAAATTGGTCCAATGGCTTCAAATTCCCCCAGTCGTTGGGCAATCTTGTAACCAATGTTACCGGATTGGAGATCGGGGAACACAAAGACGGTGGCACCTCCAGCAACAGCTGAATCAGGCGCTTTGGCTTTTGCAACGGCTGGAACAAGGGCAGCATCAAACTGCAATTCTCCGTCTAACGGCAGATCTGGATTTTGTTGCTGTGCAATTTCGGTAGCTTTTTGCACCTTTTCTACTTCGGCTCCCTTGGCTGAACCTTTCGTTGAAAAGCTAAGCATTGCTACTTTAGGATCAACGTCAAACAACTGAGCCGTCTTGGCACTTTCCAGGGCAATTTCAGCTAGCTGATCTTCGTTGGGGTTAATGTTAATCGCACAGTCTGCGAAAATAAAGCGGGCATCCGCTTTTTGCATAATGAATGCGCTACTAATCAAGTTTACATCCGGTTTAGTTTTGATAATTTGGAGGGCTGGTCTAATTGTGTCTCCAGTAGGATGAATGGCCCCAGAGACCATTCCGTCTGCTTGTCCCATGTAGACCATCGTGGTTCCAAAGTAGTTTGGATCCTTTAACCATTCTAGAGCCTCCATTGCAGAGGTTTTACCTCCCCGGCGGTCCACGATGGCTTGCACCATGGCTTCGGTTTGTTCACTATCGATGTTTTGGTAATCCAAAATTTCCACGTCATCAAGGTTTACATTCACCTTGCGAGCGCTTGCCGTGACCTCTGCTTCGGTTCCCAATAAAATGGGTTTAACTAAATCCTCTTCCTGTAAACGGTGCGCAGCGCTGATAATCCGTTCGTCCGTTCCTTCTGGAAAAACAATTCGCGTCCCTTGTCCCTTAATTTTAGCAGTTAAACTTGCAAATAAATCCATGGCGACCTCCTAATTTGTCATTGTTACGTGTTCAGGTAATTGCCAATCAATCGGGGCTTCTCCCATGGCTGTTAGTGCCGCATTGGTTTTTGAAAATGGTCGCGAACCAAAGAAGCCACGATTGGCAGACAGCGGACTGGGATGAGCAGATTGAATCACAACGTTGGTTTCCTGATCAATCAGCTTGATTTTATTACGCGCTGAGCGACCCCACAAAATGAAAACAACTGGTTCTGGACGTTCAGATAGTTTTTGAATCGCATAGTCCGTCAGTTGTTCCCAACCGTGACCCTGGTGTGAAAACGCCTGACCGTCACGGACGGTCAACACCGAGTTGAGGAGTAAGACCCCTTGATCGGCCCAGTGCTTCAAATAGCCATGATTCACTGGTTTAATCCCCAAATCGTTTTCTAATTCTTTATAAATGTTGCGTAACGACGGGGGGACAGCAACGTTTGGTTCCACCGCAAAACTCAATCCAATGGCCTGATGTGGTCCATGGTATGGATCTTGGCCCAAAATAACCACTTTCGTTTCTGAAAATGGCGTCCACTCAAAGGCCTGAAAAATACGTTGCATGGCCGGATAAATGGTCTGGGTCTGGTATTCATGTACCAAAAACTGACGTAATTGCTGGTAGTAAGGCTTTTGAAATTCCGGCTCCAGGACCGGCCACCAGTCGTTATCAATAAACCGTTTCATGTCTGCTCTTTCCTCCCATCCTGCACCTTCATTATAACAAAAAAAAGAACGGTCACCCGTTCTTTAATAATGTTTCATCACCCGATCAATTTGCCGTTGCTGATCGCGGCGCTTGATGGCTTCTCGTTTGTCATAGCTATGTTTCCCTTTGGCCACTCCAATTAAGACCTTGGCAAAGTTATGCTTCAAATACATCTTAAGGGGGACCACCGTTACTCCCTTAGTTTGCACAGCATCCTCAAGGTGTTTAATCTCCTTTTTGTGCAACAATAACTTCCGGTTGCGCAACGGATCGTGATTAAATTGATTCCCCTCGGTGTACTCATTAATGTGGACGTTCATCAGGTAGGCTTCCCCGTTGCGAATGGAAACGAAACCATCCTTCAGGTTGACCCGGCGCTCACGGACCGATTTAATTTCCGTTCCCGTGAGTACCAATCCCGCTTCGTACGTCTGTTCAATGAAATAATCGTGGCGGGCCTTGCGGTTCGTAGCCACCGCGTTATCAGTTTGGGGCTTCCGTTTCGTATGCGCCATTTGCATCAGTCCTTATTTTCGTTTCTGAATTGTAAATTGGTGTTTATGATCCTGCTTCTGATTGGGCTTTTGATTGTTGTGATTGCGGTGTTGGTTAGAACCATTACGATTTCCTGGACGCCGACTATCATTGTTATACCGCCGTTTTTGGTTACTGTGATGTGCTCGTTTAGGTAGCAGCTCACTGGTAGGCGTTTTTTCTGGATCAACGATTTCAAAGTCGACCGTACTCTGATCCACGTCAACTCCCACACACTTGACCCGCACGTCTTGACCAATCTTAAAGGTCCGTTTTGTATTCCGACCCACGAGCGCCATGTATTTTTCCACGTATTCGTAATAGTCATCGGTCATCCGGCTGATGTGAACCAGTCCTTCGACCGTATTTGGCAACTCAATGAAGGCCCCAAATTTCAACACGGAGCTCACTACCCCATCAAATTCTTCGCCAATCTTGTTGCTCATGTACTCAGCTTTCATCATGGCATCAACGTCACGTTCCGTATCTACGGCCCGCCGTTCCGTTTCAGAAGCATGCACGGCAATATCGCTTACCACGTCAGCATAAGTTTGCTTAGTTTGGTCATTAATGCCGTGGTCTTCATAGTAATGAATCAAGCGGTGAATAAACATATCAGGGTACCGACGAATTGGGGAAGTAAAGTGCGTGTAATACTTAGCTCCCAACCCAAAGTGCCCAACACACTTTTCATTATACTTAGCCTGTTGCATGCTCCGCAACAGCATCACGGAAACCACGGCTTCTTCGGGTTTTCCTTCGACCTTGGTCAAAATGTTTTGCAACGTCTTCGGTTGTAAGTGATCCGGATCGGCTTTGACGTTAATTCCAAAGGCCGTTAAGAATTCAAAGAAGTCCTTAATCCTGGTTGGATCTGGATTTTCGTGAATTCGGTAGATGAACGGAACCTTTGACTTATGGTAAGTCTCTGCCACCGTTTCGTTAGCAGCTAGCATGAATGATTCAATTAACCGTTCGGCCGTTCCCCGGGTCCGAACTTGAATGTCAATCGGGTGCCCGGCTTCGTCTACGATAATTTTAGCTTCATCATCAGCAAAATCGATTGCGCCCCGGCGCCGCCGCGCCTTGTACAGAATCTGGTGCAACTCGTTCATGGTTTCAAACATCGGCACCAAACCAGCGTAGTGCGCCCGGGTTTCTGGATCATGATTTTCCAAAATCTCGTTAACAGCGTTGTAGGTCATGCGCGCCGCGGACTTCATTACACTAGGGTGAATCCGGGATTTAATGACCCGCCCCTGGGGTGTAATTTCCATTTCACAACTCATACACAACCGGAGTTCGCCCTCGTTTAGAGAACAAATTCCGTTTGATAAACGACGGGGCAGCATAGGAATAACCCGGTCAGTTAAGTAAACGGAAGTCCCCCGCTTGTAGGCTTCTTCGTCTAACAAGCTCCCAGGTTTTACGTAGTGACTCACGTCTGCGATGTGAACCCCTAAGTGATAATTCCCATTAGGTAACTTCCAGGCGGTTACGGCATCATCCAAGTCCTTAGATTCTTCGGCATCAATCGTAACGAGATCCTGATCGGTAATGTCTTCGCGTCCTTTTGTTTCTTCGGGGAGCACGTGATCTGGAATTTCATCCGCAGCCTCAAGCACGTCCTCTGGAAATTGGGAAGGAACGTCATTCGCATAGACAATTTGGAGAATATCAATTCCCGGATCATCAACACTCCCGATCACCTGCTTGGCCACACCGACCATGTAATCTGGATGTTTAGCATTTGGATATTCGGTAATATCGGCCGTTATCACTTCTCCGGGCGTCGGGTGTAACCCTGCATCGGCTACGTAAAATTTCATTCCGGTTAATTTCTTGTCCCGGAGTTTTACCTGACCAAGGTAGCCCAAGTCATCGTCAGTTTTTAAAAATTCACCCACCACGTGATCGTAGTGGTGATCAACAATTTCAACGACTTTTCCCTGGGGCCCTCGATCGGAGTTCTTTTGGGATCCCTTGGTGATTTGCATCTGGACCTTATCCAGATTCATCGCTTTCATGGTGTCATCGGGAGCAATAAAGGCATCCGGCAACTGTTCGTCGTAGGCTACGAACCCAAATCCCTTCGGATTAGAGTGAAAAACCCCCTCGTGTGAGAGTTCTTGCGGGTTAATTTTGAAATTGCCGTCGTTAGTCACCACGACCACACGCGCCCGTTCTAATTCAGCTAGTTCTTGCACGATTAGTTTAAAGGCCGCTGAGCCATGGTAGCGGAGTTGATCCGCAATTTTTTCCACGTCAAACTGTTCATTTGGATGCGTTTGGAGCAGTTCAGCGATTTCTTGTTGTAATTTATTATCTTGCACGTTAATTTCCTCTTTTTTCTCTTACTTGCACTGCTAGTCTAGCCGGAATTGTATAAAAAAAGCCCCTGTAAGCAACAGGAGTTTTTTAATTAATGTTGCGCAATCCACATTAAAACGAGGGCGATCGCAAAGAACAAAATTCCTAATCCCACCGTTACTTTTTGGATAAATGATTCAAAGCCCCGGGATTTTGATTCTGAAAATAGGTCGCTAGCCCCACCGGTAAATGATGCCATGGCATCGTTATTCTTGGAAGGTTGCATTAACACGGCTACAATAATGAGCACGCTTACGATCCACAGGATAATCATCAATACATTAGTCACAAAAATTCCTCCTAGACAGTTATTCACGGTCTAACAATTCATGTTTTCAATTATAACACAACCACTCTAATGATTCTAACGTGGAGGAAACTTTTGCAAAAGAAAAAGCCGTTAGCAACCGCTAACGACTTTTAAAGGGTAATTTACTTGTTGATGATGTTTTCGCGAGCATCGTAGTCCAAGTTGTAGAAGGAGTGAATTCCTTTGTATTGAGCAACTGAACCTAATTGGTCTTCGATTCTCATCAATTGGTTGTACTTGGCAATCCGTTCGCCCCGGCTCATGGAACCAGTCTTGATTTGACCAGCGTTTAAGGCAACAACTAAGTCAGCAATCGTGGTGTCTTCCGTTTCACCAGAACGGTGGGAAATGATGGCCGTGTAGCCGGCTTCCTTAGCCATGTTAACGGCGTTAACCGTTTCAGTTAAGGTTCCAATTTGGTTTAACTTGATCAAGATCGAGTTAGCCACGTGCATCTTAATTCCCTTTTCAAGGTATTCAGTGTTCGTTACGAAGAGGTCGTCTCCCACGATTTGCACTTTCTTACCTAATTCAGCAGTAGCAACCTTCCAGTCTTCCCATTCGTTTTCGTCCAATGGGTCTTCGATGGAGATGATTGGGTACTTTTCAACTAAGGAATCAAGCAAGGCCACGAATTCAGAAGCAGTGTAAGACTTGCCGTCTCCCACTAAATCATACTTCTTCGTTTCCGTGTTGTAGAATTCAGAAGCAGCACAGTCAAAGGCAATGCAGATGTCCTTGCCAGGCTTGTAACCAGCTCGTTCAATGGCTTCTACCAAAATTTCAAATGGCTCTTCGTTGTTCTTCAGGTTAGGAGCAAATCCACCTTCATCACCAACGGCCGTGGAGTAACCACGTTCATTTAAGATAGCCTTTAAGTTGTGGAACGTTTCAGAACCCATCCGGACGGCTTCACGTAACGTTGGAGCACCAACTGGCATAATCATAAATTCTTGGAAGTCAACCTTGTTGTTGGCGTGCTTTCCACCATTGATAACGTTCATCATTGGAGTTGGTAAGACGTGAGCGTCAAATCCACCCAAGTAGTTGTATAAAGGAGTGCCTAATTCATCAGCAGCTGCACGAGCAACGGCGATGGAAACGGCTAAAATTGCGTTGGCACCTAACTTAGCTTTGTTAGGAGTACCGTCTAACTTAATCATGGCTTGGTCAATGCCAAGTTGATCAGTAACATCGTAACCGATAACTTCCTTAGCGATCTTATCGTTTACGTTAGCAACGGCCTTCGTCACCCCTTTACCCATAAAGCGGTTTTTGTCGCCATCACGTAATTCAACGGCTTCGTGTTCACCAGTTGAGGCACCAGAAGGAACGATTCCGCGTCCCATTGCGCCGTCTTCAGTGTAAACTTCAGCTTCAACCGTTGGATTACCACGAGAGTCAAGGACTTCACGTGCATATACATCAGAAATAATTGACATAGTAAATCTCCTTAGTAGTTTAATATACTATTTCTATCCACCTAAATTTTACAGTTTTAAAAATCACTTTGCAAATGATTTCACCAACTATTTTAAATGGTTAAAGTTAGCAAGCTTTGTAAATTCATCCGTAGTTAAACTAGCTTTCCCGGCCAGCACCCCGTCGATGTCTGGTTGTTTCATGAGTTCCCGAATGTTTTCGTGGTTAACACTACCACCGTATAAAATCCGAACCTGATTAGCAATTTGGTCAGAATAAATATCAGCAATGGTCTGCCGAATCAAATAACAACCTTCCTCAGCAGCATCGGCCGGAGCGGTATGTCCCGTTCCGATGGCCCAGCTTGGTTCGTAAGCAACCACTGCTTTTTTCACGTCATCAGCATCTAAACCACGAATAGCAGCCGTAACCTGGTTCACCATCCAGGAAATGTGATCCCCAATTTCATAGCGACCCATCGTTTCGTCACAACAGATAATCGGCAACATGTGGTTCCGGTAAACGGCATGAACCTTTTTATTCACAATTTCATCAGTTTCATGAAAGTATTTGCGCCGTTCTGAATGACCCACAATGCTGTACTTGATGCCCATCTCACTTAGCGCCTTGGGACTCACCTCACCGGTATAAGCCCCTTCATCTTCGTAAAAACAGTTTTCCGCAGCAACTAGTAACGGACTATGGTTGTGCTCCTGCATTGTTTGTAAAAACAACGGGGAGGCAGCCAGAACCGTTTCCACCTCGCTACTAGGGGGTAACTCAGTTTG includes:
- a CDS encoding uracil-DNA glycosylase, yielding MKRFIDNDWWPVLEPEFQKPYYQQLRQFLVHEYQTQTIYPAMQRIFQAFEWTPFSETKVVILGQDPYHGPHQAIGLSFAVEPNVAVPPSLRNIYKELENDLGIKPVNHGYLKHWADQGVLLLNSVLTVRDGQAFSHQGHGWEQLTDYAIQKLSERPEPVVFILWGRSARNKIKLIDQETNVVIQSAHPSPLSANRGFFGSRPFSKTNAALTAMGEAPIDWQLPEHVTMTN
- the rnr gene encoding ribonuclease R encodes the protein MQDNKLQQEIAELLQTHPNEQFDVEKIADQLRYHGSAAFKLIVQELAELERARVVVVTNDGNFKINPQELSHEGVFHSNPKGFGFVAYDEQLPDAFIAPDDTMKAMNLDKVQMQITKGSQKNSDRGPQGKVVEIVDHHYDHVVGEFLKTDDDLGYLGQVKLRDKKLTGMKFYVADAGLHPTPGEVITADITEYPNAKHPDYMVGVAKQVIGSVDDPGIDILQIVYANDVPSQFPEDVLEAADEIPDHVLPEETKGREDITDQDLVTIDAEESKDLDDAVTAWKLPNGNYHLGVHIADVSHYVKPGSLLDEEAYKRGTSVYLTDRVIPMLPRRLSNGICSLNEGELRLCMSCEMEITPQGRVIKSRIHPSVMKSAARMTYNAVNEILENHDPETRAHYAGLVPMFETMNELHQILYKARRRRGAIDFADDEAKIIVDEAGHPIDIQVRTRGTAERLIESFMLAANETVAETYHKSKVPFIYRIHENPDPTRIKDFFEFLTAFGINVKADPDHLQPKTLQNILTKVEGKPEEAVVSVMLLRSMQQAKYNEKCVGHFGLGAKYYTHFTSPIRRYPDMFIHRLIHYYEDHGINDQTKQTYADVVSDIAVHASETERRAVDTERDVDAMMKAEYMSNKIGEEFDGVVSSVLKFGAFIELPNTVEGLVHISRMTDDYYEYVEKYMALVGRNTKRTFKIGQDVRVKCVGVDVDQSTVDFEIVDPEKTPTSELLPKRAHHSNQKRRYNNDSRRPGNRNGSNQHRNHNNQKPNQKQDHKHQFTIQKRK
- the eno gene encoding phosphopyruvate hydratase; the encoded protein is MSIISDVYAREVLDSRGNPTVEAEVYTEDGAMGRGIVPSGASTGEHEAVELRDGDKNRFMGKGVTKAVANVNDKIAKEVIGYDVTDQLGIDQAMIKLDGTPNKAKLGANAILAVSIAVARAAADELGTPLYNYLGGFDAHVLPTPMMNVINGGKHANNKVDFQEFMIMPVGAPTLREAVRMGSETFHNLKAILNERGYSTAVGDEGGFAPNLKNNEEPFEILVEAIERAGYKPGKDICIAFDCAASEFYNTETKKYDLVGDGKSYTASEFVALLDSLVEKYPIISIEDPLDENEWEDWKVATAELGKKVQIVGDDLFVTNTEYLEKGIKMHVANSILIKLNQIGTLTETVNAVNMAKEAGYTAIISHRSGETEDTTIADLVVALNAGQIKTGSMSRGERIAKYNQLMRIEDQLGSVAQYKGIHSFYNLDYDARENIINK
- a CDS encoding 3'-5' exonuclease codes for the protein MNFIAIDFETAASQRASACSVALTVVRDNQVVDEFYSLINPETSFNWRNVQVHGIHQRDVQQAPTFPAIWEIIKPFFKPHRLVIAHNNRFDNSVLKKSIERYGLLVPHYQTLDTVKTAKQFYPEFPNHKLNTVSERLGITLNHHHNALDDSRACAQILLTERKQFGSAALQPFITNV
- the tsaE gene encoding tRNA (adenosine(37)-N6)-threonylcarbamoyltransferase complex ATPase subunit type 1 TsaE yields the protein MKKEGTLTTPAATEALGRKLAEQLQAGDVILLDGDLGAGKTTLTKGIARGLGIKQTVKSPSFPIIREYQSGRLPLYHMDVYRLETGGAADLGLDEYFDSDGVSVVEWSQFAAQELPTDYLRIQIDRQDDIAPDYRHVTLRAHGDRFVTLLTKLELPHE
- the secG gene encoding preprotein translocase subunit SecG; its protein translation is MTNVLMIILWIVSVLIIVAVLMQPSKNNDAMASFTGGASDLFSESKSRGFESFIQKVTVGLGILFFAIALVLMWIAQH
- the cdaA gene encoding diadenylate cyclase CdaA — translated: MGINWSNILTLHNLSNVLDILVVWILIYELIMLLKGTRSIQLLRGIVVLVIAKVLSWYLGLTMTSWILDQVINWGVIGCIVIFQPEIRRGLEKLGQQSMFKQSQQANERTEKLIKALDGAIQYLSKRRIGALIAIQMKTGLEEWIEKGIALDADVSSELLINIFIPNTPLHDGAVIIKDNRIAAANAYLPPSDSNLIPRELGTRHRAAVGLSEVTDAITIVVSEETGEVSFTQNNELLRGMSQEDYLKYLRSHLLRPNQKKTWRSELHDIFAKLMGGGK
- a CDS encoding GNAT family N-acetyltransferase, with the protein product MSDEVQLRAARATDATALLTLVAQLRHETKLITVDDNLDHQTPAAEAAALERLNASGTNLVVVAALGAELIGLVTITQTSSITGELGIAVLNAYQGLGLGSALLEMALDWFETQSQLSELVLTVKPSNTRAQHLYHQAGFQTTATTETLITMHRRK
- the smpB gene encoding SsrA-binding protein SmpB, giving the protein MAHTKRKPQTDNAVATNRKARHDYFIEQTYEAGLVLTGTEIKSVRERRVNLKDGFVSIRNGEAYLMNVHINEYTEGNQFNHDPLRNRKLLLHKKEIKHLEDAVQTKGVTVVPLKMYLKHNFAKVLIGVAKGKHSYDKREAIKRRDQQRQIDRVMKHY
- the pta gene encoding phosphate acetyltransferase translates to MDLFASLTAKIKGQGTRIVFPEGTDERIISAAHRLQEEDLVKPILLGTEAEVTASARKVNVNLDDVEILDYQNIDSEQTEAMVQAIVDRRGGKTSAMEALEWLKDPNYFGTTMVYMGQADGMVSGAIHPTGDTIRPALQIIKTKPDVNLISSAFIMQKADARFIFADCAININPNEDQLAEIALESAKTAQLFDVDPKVAMLSFSTKGSAKGAEVEKVQKATEIAQQQNPDLPLDGELQFDAALVPAVAKAKAPDSAVAGGATVFVFPDLQSGNIGYKIAQRLGEFEAIGPILQGLNKPVSDLSRGCNAVDVYKVAIITATQAL
- a CDS encoding DUF1361 domain-containing protein translates to MTSRKKWQVRLFFIVWLVFIKLFIKDSLFGFLLLNTFLGYLPIELSFHIGKPKQNVLIFWFLTLVWILFYPNAPYILTDLLHLSWLHPNDINGMLKLDGHIWFLYTCLLISALTCAFLGFWSLIHVAKAITAKLHVATSFTTMLVTCGLIFLSSIGLYIGRFLRVHTVYLIANPKFYMHMFANMWNREMLIFVILMTIIQLVIYWIYTIMQDRD
- the murB gene encoding UDP-N-acetylmuramate dehydrogenase, translated to MTVDLTTKFTDFKILKHEPLAHYSWTKTGGPADFLAFPETDQQVEELVQYADQLHMPVTVLGNASNLIVRDGGIRGLTIILTAMHAIHVDGDRVLAEAGAAYIETTKVAQQAGLTGLEFAAGIPGSIGGGVFMNAGAYGGETEYVLESATVLTQEHTVEVWSHDQLEFGYRHSSIQDRDAIVLAATFKLRPGNKCLIQHEMNHLNYLRKSKQPLEYPSCGSVFKRPKGHFAGKLIHEAGLQGYRAGGAEVSKKHAGFIVNVDHATATDYLHVIQHVQATVFRQTGIHLETEVRIIGESN